One segment of Rhizobium jaguaris DNA contains the following:
- the glnH gene encoding glutamine ABC transporter substrate-binding protein GlnH produces the protein MKGFITALCTGALVSLMSLSVPAFAEEVTVATVADFVPFEFKDGDKYTGFDIELWDAIAKDISITYKLQPMDFNGILPALQTKQVDVGIAGITITKERGKVIDFSDGYYTSDLTFMVPTNSKISSPADLEGKVLAVKTGTTSEAYAKKNLPKTELRQFPNGDNMFLEVVTGRADAALHDKPNILYFIKTNGQGKVRAIGDAKQSEEYGITFPKGSELRDKVNVSLAKLKANGTYDAIYKKWFN, from the coding sequence ATGAAGGGCTTCATTACTGCGCTATGCACCGGCGCGTTAGTTTCGTTGATGTCGTTGTCGGTTCCGGCGTTTGCCGAGGAGGTAACTGTCGCCACTGTCGCCGACTTCGTACCGTTCGAATTCAAGGACGGTGACAAATATACTGGCTTCGATATCGAGCTTTGGGATGCCATCGCGAAGGATATCAGCATTACCTACAAGCTGCAGCCGATGGACTTCAACGGGATCCTGCCTGCGCTGCAGACAAAACAGGTCGATGTCGGAATTGCTGGTATCACCATCACCAAGGAACGGGGAAAGGTCATCGATTTTTCTGACGGCTACTACACCAGCGATCTGACATTCATGGTGCCGACGAACAGCAAGATCAGCAGTCCGGCTGACCTGGAAGGAAAGGTTCTTGCCGTCAAGACGGGAACGACCAGCGAGGCCTATGCCAAGAAAAACCTTCCGAAGACGGAGCTTCGGCAGTTCCCGAATGGTGACAACATGTTCTTGGAAGTCGTGACCGGCAGGGCCGACGCCGCACTCCACGACAAGCCGAACATTCTCTACTTCATCAAGACCAATGGCCAGGGCAAGGTCAGGGCCATCGGCGATGCGAAGCAGTCCGAGGAATATGGGATCACCTTTCCCAAGGGTAGTGAACTTCGCGACAAGGTGAATGTTTCGCTCGCCAAGCTGAAGGCCAACGGAACCTACGACGCAATCTACAAGAAGTGGTTCAACTGA
- the glnP gene encoding glutamine ABC transporter permease GlnP, whose protein sequence is MELDWSVVATALPELLAGARITIVIALIGLFGGSAVGALAGLCRVYGGIILNAIAFVYVEVIRGTPMLVQVMFIYFALPLLVDIRIDPFLAAVIAVVINSGAYIAEIFRSALLSINKGLTEAGLALGMPGWKVLTNVVGPLALRRVLAPLGNQFIVSIKDTSLFIVIGVAELTRAGQEIMATNFRAVEIWSAVAVLYLIMTGVLSFLLRVTEKRMRVL, encoded by the coding sequence ATGGAACTTGATTGGTCTGTCGTAGCGACAGCGTTGCCAGAACTTCTGGCGGGTGCACGGATTACCATCGTCATCGCACTCATCGGCCTTTTCGGCGGATCAGCTGTCGGTGCCTTGGCGGGCCTCTGCCGCGTCTATGGCGGTATCATATTGAACGCGATCGCATTCGTATATGTCGAGGTGATCCGTGGCACGCCCATGTTGGTGCAGGTGATGTTCATCTATTTTGCCTTGCCGCTGCTGGTCGACATCCGGATTGATCCTTTCCTTGCTGCGGTCATCGCCGTTGTCATCAATTCGGGCGCTTACATTGCCGAGATTTTCAGGAGCGCCCTGCTTTCGATCAACAAGGGACTGACGGAAGCCGGGTTAGCGCTGGGCATGCCGGGTTGGAAGGTTCTCACGAATGTTGTCGGCCCGTTGGCATTACGGCGTGTCCTAGCACCGCTCGGGAACCAGTTCATCGTCAGCATCAAAGACACGTCGCTCTTTATCGTGATCGGTGTGGCCGAGCTCACGAGGGCGGGCCAGGAAATCATGGCGACCAATTTCAGAGCGGTCGAAATCTGGAGCGCCGTGGCGGTCCTCTACCTAATCATGACGGGTGTGCTGTCATTTCTGTTGCGGGTCACGGAAAAAAGGATGCGCGTGCTATGA
- the glnQ gene encoding glutamine ABC transporter ATP-binding protein GlnQ: protein MSIVQFKNVTKEFGSIKVLTNVDLEIRKGEVVVLIGPSGSGKSTLLRCINSLERINGGDLIVDGISVHEGKNKVRLIRQEAGMVFQQFNLFPQLTALQNVACGSRWVRGLQRREAEELARDLLKKVGLLERAEHFPAELSGGQQQRVAIARALAVKPKIMLFDEPTSALDPELRHEVLRVMQSLAEEGMTMVVVTHEIGFARKVGTRLIFMEGGKISVDGDPKVLLDNPENPRLKDFLQHIH, encoded by the coding sequence ATGAGTATCGTCCAGTTTAAGAACGTGACCAAGGAGTTCGGCAGCATCAAGGTGCTGACCAATGTGGATCTCGAAATCCGCAAGGGTGAAGTCGTGGTTCTCATCGGTCCCTCGGGATCAGGAAAATCGACGCTCCTGAGGTGTATCAATTCTTTGGAGAGAATAAACGGCGGCGACCTCATCGTTGACGGGATCAGCGTCCATGAGGGCAAGAACAAGGTACGGTTGATCAGGCAGGAAGCCGGAATGGTATTCCAGCAGTTCAATCTTTTCCCACAATTGACGGCGCTGCAGAATGTCGCATGCGGTTCCCGGTGGGTAAGAGGTTTACAGAGGCGCGAAGCCGAAGAACTTGCCCGCGACCTGTTGAAAAAGGTTGGTCTTCTTGAGAGGGCTGAACATTTTCCAGCAGAACTGTCGGGCGGACAACAGCAGCGCGTAGCCATTGCTCGTGCACTGGCCGTCAAGCCAAAGATCATGCTGTTTGATGAACCGACTTCAGCTCTTGATCCGGAACTTCGGCATGAAGTCCTTCGCGTGATGCAGTCACTCGCGGAGGAAGGCATGACGATGGTTGTCGTAACCCATGAAATCGGATTCGCCCGAAAGGTCGGCACCCGGCTGATTTTTATGGAGGGTGGTAAAATCTCGGTCGATGGCGACCCGAAGGTGCTGCTGGATAATCCGGAGAACCCGCGGCTCAAGGATTTCCTCCAACATATCCATTAA
- the acs gene encoding acetate--CoA ligase — translation MAETYPVPKSTRRHALIDAAKYQNWYRQSVEDPDYFWGKHGQRIDWFKPYTKVKNTSFKGKVSIKWFEDGLTNVSYNCIDRHLRKHGDDVAFIWEGDNPYIDKKITYNELYEHVCRLANVLKKHGVKKGDRVTIYMPMIPEAAYAMLACARIGAVHSVVFGGFSPDALAGRIIDCQSTFVITCDEGVRGGKPVPLKENTDTAIHIAGRHYVTVEKVLVVRRTGGKTGWAPGRDLWYHEEVAKVKPECPPAKMKAEDPLFILYTSGSTGKPKGVLHTTGGYLVFAAMTHEYVFDYHPGDVYWCTADVGWVTGHSYIVYGPLANGATSLMFEGVPNFPDQGRFWEVIDKHKVNIFYTAPTAIRSLMGAGDHFVKRSSRSSLRLLGTVGEPINPEAWEWYYNVVGDGRCPIVDTWWQTETGGHMITPLPGATDLKPGSATLPFFGVKPELVDNEGNLLEGAADGNLVIADSWPGQMRTVYGDHERFIQTYFSTYKGKYFTGDGCRRDEDGYYWITGRVDDVLNVSGHRLGTAEVESALVSHQYVSEAAVVGYPHSIKGQGIYCYVTLMAGHEGTDALRQELVKHVRTEIGPIASPDKIQFAPGLPKTRSGKIMRRILRKIAEDDFGSLGDTSTLADPAVVDDLIANRQNRADAAA, via the coding sequence ATGGCAGAAACCTATCCGGTGCCGAAATCCACAAGACGGCATGCCCTGATCGACGCGGCAAAATATCAGAATTGGTACAGGCAGAGCGTCGAGGATCCCGACTATTTCTGGGGCAAACACGGCCAGCGGATCGACTGGTTCAAACCCTATACCAAGGTCAAGAATACGTCCTTCAAAGGGAAAGTCTCGATCAAATGGTTCGAAGACGGGCTGACCAACGTTTCCTACAATTGCATAGACCGTCACCTGAGGAAGCACGGCGACGACGTGGCCTTCATCTGGGAAGGCGACAATCCCTACATCGACAAGAAGATCACCTATAACGAGCTCTACGAACACGTCTGCCGCCTGGCGAATGTCTTGAAGAAGCATGGCGTCAAGAAGGGCGATCGCGTCACCATCTACATGCCGATGATCCCTGAGGCGGCCTATGCGATGCTCGCCTGCGCCCGCATCGGCGCGGTGCATTCCGTCGTCTTTGGCGGCTTTTCTCCGGATGCGCTGGCAGGCCGCATCATCGATTGCCAATCGACCTTCGTCATTACCTGCGACGAGGGCGTACGCGGCGGCAAGCCAGTGCCGCTCAAGGAGAATACCGATACGGCAATCCACATTGCCGGCAGGCACTATGTCACCGTCGAGAAGGTTCTGGTCGTGCGCCGCACCGGCGGCAAGACCGGCTGGGCGCCGGGCCGAGATCTCTGGTATCACGAGGAGGTCGCCAAGGTGAAACCGGAATGCCCGCCCGCGAAGATGAAGGCGGAAGACCCGCTGTTCATCCTCTATACGTCGGGCTCGACCGGCAAGCCGAAGGGTGTGTTGCACACGACCGGCGGTTATCTCGTCTTTGCGGCGATGACGCACGAATATGTCTTCGATTATCATCCCGGCGATGTCTACTGGTGCACCGCCGATGTCGGCTGGGTGACCGGCCATTCCTATATCGTCTACGGGCCGCTGGCGAACGGCGCGACATCGCTGATGTTCGAGGGCGTGCCGAATTTCCCGGATCAGGGACGCTTCTGGGAGGTCATCGACAAGCATAAGGTCAATATCTTCTATACCGCCCCGACGGCTATCCGCTCGCTGATGGGAGCTGGCGATCATTTCGTCAAACGCTCCTCGCGCTCTTCTTTGCGCCTGCTCGGAACGGTCGGCGAGCCGATCAATCCAGAAGCCTGGGAGTGGTACTACAATGTCGTCGGCGATGGCCGTTGCCCGATCGTCGATACCTGGTGGCAGACGGAGACCGGGGGTCATATGATTACGCCGCTGCCGGGCGCGACCGACCTGAAGCCGGGTTCGGCAACTCTGCCCTTCTTCGGCGTCAAGCCTGAACTGGTGGACAATGAGGGCAACCTGCTGGAAGGGGCCGCCGACGGCAATCTCGTCATCGCCGACAGTTGGCCGGGCCAGATGCGTACGGTCTATGGCGACCATGAACGCTTCATCCAGACCTATTTTTCCACCTACAAAGGCAAATATTTCACCGGCGACGGCTGCCGGCGCGATGAGGACGGCTATTACTGGATCACCGGCCGTGTCGACGACGTGCTCAACGTCTCCGGCCACCGGCTTGGCACCGCCGAGGTCGAATCAGCCCTGGTTTCGCACCAGTACGTCTCGGAAGCGGCCGTTGTCGGCTATCCGCATTCGATCAAGGGGCAGGGCATCTATTGCTATGTGACGCTGATGGCCGGCCATGAGGGTACGGATGCGCTGCGGCAAGAGCTGGTGAAACATGTGCGGACCGAAATCGGCCCGATCGCCTCACCCGACAAGATCCAGTTTGCCCCCGGCCTGCCGAAAACCCGCTCCGGCAAGATCATGCGCCGCATCTTGCGCAAGATCGCCGAAGACGATTTCGGCTCGCTTGGCGACACCTCGACGCTGGCCGATCCGGCCGTTGTCGACGATTTGATTGCCAACAGGCAGAACAGGGCCGATGCGGCAGCTTGA
- a CDS encoding type I secretion system permease/ATPase: MSRGETLLVTDFAAISSSRSANPASALRDCRTAFIGVGIASALVNILYLTGSFFMLEVYDRVLPSRSIPSLIALCLLALLLYGFQGVFELIRGRMLVRIAGALDESLSGRIYRALVKAPLKLKMQGDGLQGLRDFDQVRSFLSGTGPAALFDLPWLPLYLAICFLFHPVIGMVAVVGGMILTLLTYLTNRGTQAPAKKAAEAGGYRNALVQASQRNAEVVQAMGMSGRMTERWERCNAEYRDENRRTSDIGNGYSAMSKVFRMVLQSGVLAAGAVLVIEGQASPGIIIAGSILTARALAPVELAIGNWRGLVSARQSWQRLKELLKVLPVTETPLALPSPQERLSVEALASGPPTAQRLVVADVTFTMRAGGALGVIGPSASGKSSLARAIIGVWPAYRGSVRLDGAALDQWDSDALGKHVGYLPQEVELFAGTVAQNIARFAPDATSEAIVAAAKAARVNDLILRLPNGYDTEIGEGGMALSAGQRQRVALARALYGDPFLVVLDEPNSNLDAEGEQALSEAIMNVRTRGGIVVVVAHRQSALASVDFVLTMQEGRMQAFGPKQEVLGKVLRQQQKPAPLKIVEGQETKQ; the protein is encoded by the coding sequence ATGTCCCGAGGGGAGACATTGTTAGTGACTGACTTTGCAGCAATATCGAGCAGCAGGAGCGCCAATCCCGCCTCCGCCCTACGCGACTGCCGAACGGCCTTCATTGGCGTCGGCATTGCGAGCGCACTCGTCAACATTCTCTATCTCACCGGCTCCTTCTTCATGCTCGAGGTTTATGATCGTGTGCTGCCGAGCCGGAGCATTCCTTCGCTCATCGCCCTCTGTCTCCTCGCACTGCTGCTCTATGGATTCCAGGGCGTATTCGAGCTGATCCGCGGCCGCATGCTCGTGCGTATCGCCGGCGCGCTCGACGAAAGCCTCAGCGGGCGCATCTATCGGGCGCTCGTTAAGGCACCGCTGAAGCTCAAGATGCAAGGGGACGGCCTTCAGGGCCTACGCGATTTCGATCAGGTCCGGTCATTCCTTTCAGGCACCGGACCGGCTGCGCTCTTCGACCTTCCCTGGCTTCCCTTATATCTCGCCATTTGCTTTCTGTTTCACCCGGTCATCGGCATGGTCGCCGTCGTCGGCGGGATGATCCTGACGCTTCTCACCTACCTCACCAATCGCGGCACCCAGGCGCCCGCCAAGAAGGCGGCCGAAGCGGGCGGATACCGCAACGCCTTAGTGCAGGCGTCGCAGCGCAATGCTGAGGTCGTTCAGGCTATGGGCATGTCGGGGCGCATGACCGAGCGTTGGGAGCGTTGCAACGCCGAATATCGTGACGAGAACCGTCGTACCTCCGATATCGGCAACGGCTATAGTGCGATGTCGAAGGTGTTCCGTATGGTGCTGCAATCGGGCGTGCTCGCAGCCGGTGCGGTCTTGGTGATCGAGGGACAGGCGTCGCCGGGCATCATCATCGCCGGCTCCATCCTGACTGCCCGAGCGCTTGCTCCGGTCGAACTCGCGATCGGCAATTGGCGCGGTCTCGTCTCGGCGCGCCAGAGCTGGCAGCGCCTCAAGGAACTGCTGAAAGTCCTGCCCGTGACAGAAACGCCCCTGGCGCTGCCAAGCCCGCAAGAGCGGCTCAGCGTCGAAGCCCTGGCAAGCGGTCCGCCGACGGCGCAGCGCCTCGTCGTCGCGGATGTGACCTTCACTATGCGAGCGGGCGGCGCCCTTGGCGTCATAGGCCCGAGCGCATCGGGAAAATCGTCGCTGGCACGCGCCATCATCGGCGTCTGGCCCGCCTATCGCGGCTCCGTCCGGCTCGATGGCGCAGCACTCGACCAATGGGATAGCGATGCCCTCGGCAAGCATGTCGGCTACCTGCCGCAGGAGGTCGAGCTTTTCGCTGGAACCGTTGCCCAGAACATCGCTCGCTTTGCCCCGGACGCTACCTCCGAGGCGATCGTCGCCGCCGCCAAGGCTGCCCGGGTCAATGATCTGATCCTGCGTCTGCCGAACGGCTACGATACCGAGATCGGCGAGGGCGGCATGGCACTTTCAGCCGGCCAGCGCCAGCGCGTCGCGCTGGCACGGGCGCTTTACGGCGATCCCTTCCTGGTCGTCCTAGACGAGCCAAACTCCAACCTTGATGCGGAAGGCGAACAGGCACTGAGCGAAGCGATCATGAATGTGCGTACGCGCGGCGGCATCGTCGTGGTCGTCGCTCATCGCCAGAGCGCGCTTGCGAGCGTCGACTTCGTGCTGACGATGCAGGAGGGCCGCATGCAGGCCTTCGGCCCTAAGCAAGAAGTCCTTGGCAAGGTGCTGCGCCAGCAGCAGAAGCCTGCGCCGCTGAAGATCGTTGAAGGCCAGGAGACGAAGCAATGA
- a CDS encoding HlyD family type I secretion periplasmic adaptor subunit codes for MNGRMQQTSSSRRSLSRHLIGVAVLALALVVGVGGWAATTELSSAVVAGGVVVVDDNVKKIQHLTGGIVGELRVKEGDRVEAGQVLIRLDGTTARANLAIVESTVAQLYAQRARLQAERIGVASFSLDEDIDQLISGPAAAKLIEGEQKLFASRNAALAGMKSQLASRKAQLADEIEGLTVQLKAIEDALKLIEEELTRVDSLYRRGLVPIQQVTTLKRQRAELEGERGRHVAARAQARGKSSEMDLQILQLDEDRRTEISKDLTEVEAKIAEYEERRIAATDQLRHLEITAPLPGRVYQLAVHTINGVVMAGETLMLVVPEADDLTIEARVATRDIDQIHVGQLVEIRFSAFNQRTTPEVEAEVVTVAPDLVTDERTGATYYPLRIHPKPESLAKLKGLSLYPGMPAEVFIKIADRTVISYLTKPLTDQMQHAFRED; via the coding sequence ATGAACGGCCGCATGCAGCAGACATCGAGTTCGCGCCGTTCGCTTTCACGCCACCTGATCGGCGTTGCCGTGCTGGCGCTTGCGCTGGTCGTAGGCGTCGGCGGCTGGGCGGCGACCACGGAACTGTCGAGCGCCGTTGTCGCCGGGGGCGTGGTCGTCGTCGACGACAACGTCAAGAAGATCCAGCACCTGACAGGCGGCATCGTTGGCGAACTCCGCGTCAAGGAAGGCGATCGTGTCGAAGCCGGACAGGTCCTGATCCGTCTCGATGGCACCACTGCGCGCGCTAACCTCGCCATCGTCGAAAGCACCGTGGCGCAGCTCTATGCCCAGCGGGCCCGGCTCCAGGCCGAGCGCATCGGTGTGGCCTCCTTCTCGCTCGACGAGGATATCGACCAGCTCATCTCCGGCCCGGCGGCGGCGAAGCTGATCGAAGGCGAGCAGAAGCTATTCGCAAGCCGCAACGCGGCGCTCGCCGGTATGAAAAGCCAGCTTGCATCGAGAAAGGCGCAGCTCGCGGACGAGATCGAAGGTCTGACGGTGCAGTTGAAGGCGATCGAGGATGCGCTCAAGCTGATCGAGGAAGAGCTGACCCGCGTCGATTCGCTCTATCGCCGGGGGCTCGTGCCGATTCAGCAGGTGACGACGCTGAAGCGCCAGCGCGCGGAGCTCGAAGGCGAGCGGGGACGGCACGTCGCCGCGCGCGCCCAGGCCCGCGGCAAGTCGAGCGAAATGGACCTTCAAATCCTGCAGCTCGATGAAGACCGGCGCACGGAAATTTCCAAGGACCTGACGGAGGTCGAGGCGAAGATCGCCGAATATGAAGAGCGCCGCATCGCCGCAACCGACCAGTTGCGCCATCTCGAGATCACAGCGCCGCTTCCCGGGCGGGTCTACCAGCTCGCAGTCCACACCATCAACGGCGTCGTCATGGCAGGCGAGACGCTGATGCTCGTCGTACCGGAGGCAGATGATCTGACCATCGAAGCCCGGGTGGCCACCCGTGACATCGACCAGATTCACGTCGGGCAGCTGGTCGAGATCCGCTTCAGCGCCTTCAACCAGCGCACCACGCCCGAAGTCGAGGCGGAGGTCGTGACGGTCGCTCCCGACCTCGTAACCGATGAGCGCACCGGGGCCACCTATTATCCGCTGCGCATCCACCCCAAACCAGAAAGCCTCGCCAAGCTCAAGGGCCTTTCGCTCTACCCCGGCATGCCCGCCGAGGTCTTCATCAAGATCGCCGACCGTACCGTCATCTCCTACCTGACGAAGCCGCTCACCGACCAGATGCAGCATGCGTTCCGGGAGGATTGA
- a CDS encoding class I SAM-dependent methyltransferase produces MTEINETTLNELVGRVLGDLGGAVSVPLVRIGDALGLYRTLKAVGPVKADELADASGCAPRYVREWLAAQAASGYVHHERGLFSLTPEQAFVFAEPDSAVNLVGAFDTAAAMVENQPKVQSAFKTGRGVAWSDQAGCMFCAVARLFRPGYVNSLVQDWLPALDGVTDRLKTGAKVADVGCGHGLSTILLAQAFPNSRFVGYDFHAGSITAATAHAQAHGLTNLHFQVGRAQDFDGRDFDLITCFDCLHDMGDPKAAAAHIRKALKEGGVWMVVEPTAGDTLEENINPVGRLYYSASTMICVPTSLAQETGLALGAQAGERRLAEVIRSGGFTHIRRAAQTPFNMVLEAT; encoded by the coding sequence ATGACGGAAATCAACGAAACAACGCTCAATGAACTCGTGGGCCGCGTCCTTGGCGACCTTGGCGGAGCGGTCAGCGTGCCGCTGGTACGGATTGGAGATGCTCTCGGGCTATACAGGACGCTGAAGGCAGTCGGGCCGGTGAAGGCCGACGAACTTGCCGATGCCTCGGGATGCGCACCTCGTTATGTGCGGGAGTGGCTGGCGGCACAGGCCGCCTCAGGTTATGTGCATCATGAGCGAGGATTGTTCTCGCTGACGCCGGAGCAGGCCTTCGTGTTTGCCGAGCCGGACAGCGCGGTCAATCTCGTTGGCGCGTTCGATACCGCTGCTGCGATGGTCGAAAACCAGCCGAAGGTGCAGTCCGCCTTCAAAACCGGCCGAGGCGTTGCCTGGAGCGATCAGGCTGGCTGCATGTTCTGCGCCGTCGCGCGACTATTCCGCCCAGGTTATGTTAATTCCCTCGTGCAGGACTGGCTGCCGGCACTCGACGGTGTCACCGATAGATTGAAAACGGGCGCGAAGGTGGCGGACGTCGGATGTGGGCACGGGCTATCCACGATCCTTCTGGCGCAGGCGTTTCCCAATTCCCGCTTTGTGGGCTACGACTTCCATGCAGGCTCGATTACCGCTGCGACCGCGCACGCCCAGGCACACGGGTTGACGAACCTGCACTTCCAGGTTGGCCGGGCGCAGGATTTCGACGGCCGAGATTTCGATTTGATCACCTGCTTCGACTGCTTGCACGACATGGGCGACCCGAAAGCCGCGGCGGCTCATATCCGAAAGGCGTTAAAAGAAGGCGGGGTCTGGATGGTGGTCGAACCAACGGCCGGAGATACCCTGGAGGAGAATATCAATCCGGTTGGACGGCTCTACTACTCAGCCTCGACGATGATCTGCGTTCCGACCTCGCTTGCCCAGGAGACAGGGCTCGCGCTCGGTGCGCAAGCTGGAGAGCGGCGATTGGCCGAGGTGATCCGCTCAGGCGGTTTCACTCACATCCGGCGTGCAGCCCAGACGCCCTTCAACATGGTGCTCGAAGCAACTTGA
- the msuE gene encoding FMN reductase — protein MNILALSGNVKRPSRTASLVNLAADRLRQRVGGHVQSIELVDAAPVLFRALRADQLDTEGKAIIAAVEGADIIIVGSPVYRASYSGALKHLFDLVDYRALTGKRVVLAATGGTPLHGLMLEHQLRPLFGFFNALTLPTAIYALEDDFTDYELTNPAVLQRIDRAVEEVAVITPALGIGATATAAPGKHSGLAA, from the coding sequence ATGAACATCCTCGCACTGAGTGGCAACGTCAAAAGACCATCTAGGACGGCGTCTCTGGTCAACCTCGCCGCCGATCGCCTGCGGCAACGCGTTGGTGGCCACGTGCAGTCCATCGAGCTTGTCGACGCGGCGCCCGTGCTCTTTCGCGCGCTTAGAGCGGACCAGCTCGATACCGAGGGCAAGGCAATCATTGCCGCGGTGGAAGGCGCCGATATCATCATCGTTGGATCGCCCGTCTATCGCGCGTCCTACAGCGGCGCGCTGAAGCATCTGTTTGACCTCGTCGACTATCGAGCGCTGACGGGCAAGCGTGTCGTCCTCGCCGCAACCGGCGGCACGCCGTTGCATGGCCTGATGCTTGAGCACCAATTGCGCCCGCTCTTCGGCTTCTTCAATGCGTTAACGCTCCCGACCGCAATCTATGCGCTCGAGGACGACTTTACAGATTACGAACTCACGAACCCTGCCGTCCTCCAGCGTATCGATCGAGCCGTCGAGGAGGTCGCAGTAATCACGCCAGCGCTCGGCATTGGAGCGACCGCTACTGCCGCGCCGGGCAAACACAGCGGATTGGCGGCTTAG
- the sfnG gene encoding dimethylsulfone monooxygenase SfnG, translating into MSFSNASTDPVKFAYWVPNVSGGLVISNIEQRTSWTIEYNRKLAQIAEASGFDYALSQIRFTAGYGAEFQHESVSFSHALLESTTTLKVIAAILPGPWNPALAAKQIATINHLTNGRVAVNIVSGWFRGEFAAIGEHWLDHDERYRRSEEFIRALRGIWTEDNFTFRGDFYRFNNYSLKPKPIDPQPEIFQGGSSRAARDMAARVSDWYFTNGNTPAEIRKQVDDIRSKAKENGHSVRIGVNAFAIVRETEEEAKAVLAEIIEKANPEAVNAFGHEVKNAGKASPEGEGNWAKSSFEDLVQYNDGFRSNLIGTPRQVAERVVALKQAGADLILLGFLHFQEEVEYFGKHVIPLVRELEEAASTQPVAAE; encoded by the coding sequence ATGTCTTTTTCCAATGCCTCGACCGATCCGGTCAAATTTGCTTATTGGGTGCCGAACGTTTCGGGCGGCCTGGTGATTTCGAATATCGAACAGCGCACAAGCTGGACAATCGAATACAACAGAAAGCTTGCGCAGATCGCCGAAGCGAGCGGGTTCGACTATGCCTTGAGCCAGATCCGTTTCACGGCGGGTTATGGAGCGGAATTTCAGCATGAGTCCGTTTCCTTCAGTCACGCCCTGCTTGAATCGACGACGACATTGAAGGTGATCGCGGCGATCCTGCCAGGTCCTTGGAATCCGGCCCTTGCCGCAAAGCAGATTGCCACCATCAACCACCTGACCAACGGGCGCGTCGCAGTCAATATCGTCAGTGGCTGGTTCCGCGGCGAATTTGCGGCCATTGGCGAGCACTGGCTTGATCATGATGAGCGCTATCGTCGCTCGGAGGAGTTCATCCGTGCACTTCGCGGCATCTGGACCGAGGACAATTTCACCTTCCGCGGCGATTTCTATCGCTTCAACAATTATTCGCTGAAGCCGAAACCGATCGACCCGCAGCCGGAGATTTTCCAGGGCGGCTCCTCCCGTGCCGCTCGCGACATGGCGGCCCGGGTGTCTGACTGGTATTTCACCAACGGCAATACGCCGGCCGAGATCCGCAAGCAGGTTGACGACATCCGATCGAAGGCCAAGGAGAATGGCCATTCCGTGCGGATCGGGGTAAACGCCTTCGCAATCGTGCGCGAGACGGAGGAAGAAGCCAAGGCAGTGCTTGCCGAGATCATCGAGAAGGCCAATCCCGAGGCGGTCAATGCTTTCGGGCATGAAGTGAAGAACGCCGGCAAGGCGTCGCCGGAAGGCGAAGGAAACTGGGCGAAATCCTCTTTCGAAGATCTCGTTCAATATAATGACGGCTTCCGCTCGAACCTCATCGGCACGCCACGGCAGGTTGCCGAGCGGGTTGTCGCGCTGAAGCAGGCGGGTGCGGATCTGATCCTGCTGGGTTTCCTGCATTTCCAGGAGGAGGTCGAGTATTTCGGCAAGCATGTGATCCCGCTGGTTCGTGAGCTCGAAGAGGCTGCTAGTACCCAGCCAGTGGCGGCCGAATAG